The nucleotide window GTAATAATGCGGCGCCGAGAATTTACTTTCTGACAGACGCTTGGCAATGATATTACGAACCTGTGAGTTTGGAGTTTCAGTGGTCTCGCCTGAAACGAACTCAGCAGCCACTCTCGCTGCAGGAGAAGCCTGAGGCGCCGCTTTTTCCTGACCAGACGTAGACGGCTGTTTTGAAGGAGTGAAGGATTCCACATCCTTTTTCACAATCCTGCCGTTTTCACCGGATCCCTGAAGCTGTTTAAGGTCTATACCTTTCTCGGCCGCCATTTTTCTGGCCAGAGGCGAAATAGCCAGTCGGCTGCCATCATTATTCTGCGCTACTTCCGCTTTTACGGTTTCCTCTTTAATTTCCTGTGGCTTTTCAGCAGTTGGTTTATTTTCTGCTTTAGCCTTTCCTCCGGAAAGAATTGCCGAAACATCCGTTCCCGCAGGCCCGATGATTGCCAGTACGGAATCCACAGGTCCACCATTGCCTTCAGCAACACCCTGGTGCAGCAGTGTGCCGTTAAATTCGGACTCGAAATCCTGAACGGCCTTGTCGGTTTCAATCTCAGCAAGGATGTCGCCTTCCTTTACCTCATCGCCTACATTTTTATGCCATTTGGCCACCTTCCCTTCAGTCATGGTGTCTGACAGGCGGGGTACGGTAATCACTTCCACACCTTCAGGTACGTCGGCAGATGCTGAAGAAGCTTGCTCATTTGATGATCCGCTTTCCTTCTCAACCGGTTCTGAAGTTTCCACAGCTGTATTTTCATTTTCAGTCCTGAAATCTTCCGATATTCCTGATGCAGAACCGGATTCAGCCTTTTCAGATGATGGGTTGCTGTTTCCTTTGCCGGTTAATGAGGAAATATCTTCGCCAGGCTCACCAATAATGGCAAGTACGGAATCTACAGGTGCAGCCTGTCCTTCCTCAACACCTATATAAAGAAGAACACCTTTCACTTCCGATTCAAAATCCTGAACCGCCTTATCTGTTTCAATTTCAGCCAAAACATCACCCTCGTTCACGGGATCGTTGAGTTTCAGGTTCCATTTTGCAACTTTACCTTCCGTCATAGTATCGGACAGACGGGGCATTGTAATTACTTCTGCCATAATTATTTATGTGATATTTGTTGAAAGTGAAGGCCTGCAGGAAAAGCTGCGGGCTCACTTTATAGTCTGATTACTAGTTATTTTCCACCTTGTCCAGGAAAGGATAATCTTCCTGAGCATAAACATACTCGTAGATTTTTTCAGGATCCGGGTACGGTGAATTCTCCATGAACTCTATGCAGTCTTCCACGAAAGCACGGGATTTGTTGTCAATATCTTCCAGTTCCGCTTCAGTAGCCCAGTTCTTTTCAAGAATTCTCTGTCTGATCAGCTGTATCGGGTCGTCCTGTTTGTGAAGTTCCACCTCATCCTTGCTTCTGTAATGCTCGGCATCAGACATGGAGTGACCTCTGAAACGGTAGGTACGTGCTTCAATAAAAGTTGGACCGTCGCCTCTTCTGGCTCTTTCAATAGCTTCGTAAGCGATCTCGGCCACCTTTTCAGGATCCATAGCGTCCACCGCCATACACGGCATTTCGTAGCCCAACCCAAGTTTATAAATGTCCTCGTGGTTAGCCGTCCTTTTTACTGAAGTACCCATGGCGTACTGGTTGTTCTCTACAACAAATACCACAGGCAGCTTCCAGTTCATTGCCATGTTAAAGGTTTCATGCAGCGAACCCTGTCTGGCCGCACCATCGCCAAAGAAACAGATATTTACAGCCTTACGGTCAAAATATTTATCGGCAAAAGCAATTCCGGCTCCCAAGGGGATCTGACCACCAACTATACCGTGTCCGCCATAAAAACGGTGCTCCTTACTGAAGATGTGCATAGAACCGCCCATACCGCCGGAGGTTCCTGTAGCCTTACCGCAAAGTTCGGCCATAATCCTTTTGGGATCCACACCCATGGCCATGGGGTGAATATGACATCTGTATGCGGTAATCATGCTGTCCTTGGTAAGGTCCATGGCATGTGCAAATCCGGCAGGAATAGCTTCCTGGCCATTGTATAGATGTAAAAATCCTCTGATTTTCTGTTTTAGATAGAGTGAGCGGCATTTGTCCTCAAACCTTCTCCACATGGTCATGTCATTGTACCACTGCAGGTAAACTTCTTTTGAAAATTCTTTCATTATAAGCGAAAATTATCAGGCAAAAATAGGAAAAATCTTTGGCTCGGCATAACATTAGATTCACCGTAAAATGGTTAGTTTTACCAAGCAGTTCCATCCTATGACGCCACCCAACGCAAATACCCCGCCGCTGATCCTCATTTCCAGGTTAATATCCAATTTTTTCAATCCGCTTACCTCGCTTTTCCTGTATTATGTATATTACAGTTACCTGCATTACGGTTGGCAGCAGGCCTTATTGGAGTTCATGCCCATCCTTTTTATATTGATCCTGCCTGTAAGCATCTGGATTTACTGGAATTATAAAAAAGGGAATTACAGCAATATGGACGTTTCCAACCGTGAACAGCGTAAGAGTCTCTATATGATGATTGCGCTGGCGCTTTTGGTTTATCTTGCCGTAAACTACCTTTTGGACGGTCAGGTAGACCTCACGGTCCTCTTTCTTTTTGTGCTTCTTATATTGATGCAGATCAGCAACTTTTACATTAAAAGTTCCATGCATACTGCCCTTAATTTCTACACTGCTGCGCTTTTCTATACCTTCGATCCGCTGGTAGGACTTGTCTGGTGTGGGATTGCTGTGCTGGTAGGCGTAACCAGAGTGATCCTGAAAAGACATACTCCCAATGAGGTGCTGATGGGCGCAGTGCTGGCTATCGCCGTATCTTTTGCCTATCTTTATACCGACAACCTGCTTAGTAACTGATATGAACATAAACAGCCTGACCACTGCCGAGGAAAAACTGATGACCGTACTCTGGAAACTGGACTCCTTTTATATGAAAAATGTGATGGAGGATCATCCGGAGCCCAAACCGCATCAAAATACCGTATCCACCTATCTTAAAATACTTGTGGAGAAAGGATTTCTTTCTACAAGCCGGGAGGGACGGATCTTTAAATACAAGGTGGTAATCCCCTATGAAGATTACCGCAGATTTCTGTTAAGGAATTTCCTGACTCAGTTCTGCAATAACTCACCTGAAGAATTACTGAACCTTCTCCAGAAGGAAAAAATTCTGCAGCCACAATCCGTGAAGCCAATCGAGAAAGCAGATGTAAAACCTAAGAAGGAGAAAAAGAAGCAACGCTTTAAAATTGCTGAAGAAATACTAAAAACGGGAAAGAAGAAAAAAAAGAAAAAGAAATAATCTTTAAGTAAAATACGGTCATGAAAGGGAAACTCAAGGAAATTTATGCTCTTGCCGATGACACTTTATTCCGCTATCCGCTGATTATAGCTATGGCGGTAACCGCTGCAGCTTCTGCGGCAACGGCTATTGAACTTGGAGGTTCAGCAAACAGTTTCCGGGTCACCAAACTTATGCTCGTTTCATGTTTGGGAATTTCACTGCTGTTCAGTGCCAGGATGTTATCTCAACGTATCGGAAAAGGTTCACTTCTTGAAATGGCAGCACTCGTCCTTCTTTCAGGTTATTATTTTATTCTGCCGGAAAAGGAAAAGGATTTCACAGAGATGTATGCCTTCATACTGATTCCTACATTCGTCTTGAGCCATTTGCTGGTTTCCTTTACTGCTTTTATGGGTAAGGCTGATGAAATTCAGTTCTGGCAGTTTAATAAGAACCTATTTATAAATCTGTTTCAGACAGCGGTTTTCACAGGTGTCCTGGCCGGCGGCGTTATGCTGGCAATACTGGCTGTAGATAAACTCTTTGATCTTGAACTTGATGAATTGCTGTACCCCAAAACCTTCGCTGTTTTAGCAATTTTCGGCAGCTGCTTTATCTTTCTGCTTTTTAGCGGACGAGGGCTTTCCCAACTTGAGCAGGATGCTAAATATCCTCAGATCCTGAAATTTTTTACACAATATGTTCTCATCCCGCTCCTTCTGATATACCTGGTAATCCTTTATTTTTACTCCGCAAAAATTGTTATCAACTGGGAGTTACCGCGCGGCTGGGTATCCTACCTGATCATCGCTTACGCGGTAGTTGGTATACTGGCACTGCTTCTGGTGTTCCCGCTTAAGAATGAAGGCGGGAAGTCGTGGGTGAAAACTTTCAGCAGTGTTTTCTATTATACCCTTGTACCTCTTATCGTGCTGCTTTTTACCGCCATCTTTACACGCATTCTGGAGTACGGTTACACGGAGCCACGCTATTATGTACTTCTTATAGCTGTTTGGCTTACATCCGTTGCCGTTTATTTCATTATCTTTAAAAAAGCCGGTATCCTGTTCATACCAATATCCCTTTTTGTACTCATTTTTCTGTCTCTCACTTTGCCCTATTTTAATGCTTTGGCTGTATCAAAAAGAAGTCAGCAAAATGAACTTGCGCAACTCCTGGCCTCCAATCAGTTGTTGGTGAAGGGTAAGATTGACTTCAGCAGGCAAATACCTTCCAAACAGGTAAGTGAGATAGCCGATAAATTCAATTTCCTTTACCAAAGAAATGATGAAACTGGCCTGAAAAAATATCTGGACAGTCCGCATCTCCGTATTTTAAATAAATCAGCCGCAGGTAAGTCCTACCGGGACATCAGCGGCCCGATTGCAGGATTTTTTAAAAATGTGAAACCGGAATTAAATACATTCAGACGCTGGGAAATTTACGCTCCTGCACAGCCCTATTCAACTGAAGGTTACCAGTATGTTGTCAAATTGAACAGCTTTGAAAATCAAAATGAAACCGAGGCGCTGCAAGTTAACGGAGACAGGATTTCCTTCATCAACCGCTGGGACAGAAAAAGACAGGTTTTAGAACTCAAAGTCAACAGTGACG belongs to Chryseobacterium sp. and includes:
- the pdhA gene encoding pyruvate dehydrogenase (acetyl-transferring) E1 component subunit alpha, with product MKEFSKEVYLQWYNDMTMWRRFEDKCRSLYLKQKIRGFLHLYNGQEAIPAGFAHAMDLTKDSMITAYRCHIHPMAMGVDPKRIMAELCGKATGTSGGMGGSMHIFSKEHRFYGGHGIVGGQIPLGAGIAFADKYFDRKAVNICFFGDGAARQGSLHETFNMAMNWKLPVVFVVENNQYAMGTSVKRTANHEDIYKLGLGYEMPCMAVDAMDPEKVAEIAYEAIERARRGDGPTFIEARTYRFRGHSMSDAEHYRSKDEVELHKQDDPIQLIRQRILEKNWATEAELEDIDNKSRAFVEDCIEFMENSPYPDPEKIYEYVYAQEDYPFLDKVENN
- a CDS encoding pyruvate dehydrogenase complex dihydrolipoamide acetyltransferase; this encodes MAEVITMPRLSDTMTEGKVAKWNLKLNDPVNEGDVLAEIETDKAVQDFESEVKGVLLYIGVEEGQAAPVDSVLAIIGEPGEDISSLTGKGNSNPSSEKAESGSASGISEDFRTENENTAVETSEPVEKESGSSNEQASSASADVPEGVEVITVPRLSDTMTEGKVAKWHKNVGDEVKEGDILAEIETDKAVQDFESEFNGTLLHQGVAEGNGGPVDSVLAIIGPAGTDVSAILSGGKAKAENKPTAEKPQEIKEETVKAEVAQNNDGSRLAISPLARKMAAEKGIDLKQLQGSGENGRIVKKDVESFTPSKQPSTSGQEKAAPQASPAARVAAEFVSGETTETPNSQVRNIIAKRLSESKFSAPHYYLMVEINMDKAIEARKEINSLPDTKISFNDMIIKATAMALRKHPQVNSSWAGDKIIHHGDINVGVAVAIPDGLVVPVLRNTDHMNYLQISSAVKDMASRAKSKGLKANEMEGSTFSVSNLGMFGIETFTSIINQPNSAILSVGAIIEKPVVKDGQIVVGNTMKLSLACDHRVVDGATGAQFLQTLRTYLEQPLTLLL
- a CDS encoding DUF4153 domain-containing protein, coding for MKGKLKEIYALADDTLFRYPLIIAMAVTAAASAATAIELGGSANSFRVTKLMLVSCLGISLLFSARMLSQRIGKGSLLEMAALVLLSGYYFILPEKEKDFTEMYAFILIPTFVLSHLLVSFTAFMGKADEIQFWQFNKNLFINLFQTAVFTGVLAGGVMLAILAVDKLFDLELDELLYPKTFAVLAIFGSCFIFLLFSGRGLSQLEQDAKYPQILKFFTQYVLIPLLLIYLVILYFYSAKIVINWELPRGWVSYLIIAYAVVGILALLLVFPLKNEGGKSWVKTFSSVFYYTLVPLIVLLFTAIFTRILEYGYTEPRYYVLLIAVWLTSVAVYFIIFKKAGILFIPISLFVLIFLSLTLPYFNALAVSKRSQQNELAQLLASNQLLVKGKIDFSRQIPSKQVSEIADKFNFLYQRNDETGLKKYLDSPHLRILNKSAAGKSYRDISGPIAGFFKNVKPELNTFRRWEIYAPAQPYSTEGYQYVVKLNSFENQNETEALQVNGDRISFINRWDRKRQVLELKVNSDESYNLLPFIKGMVASHTAQKERIPVGDISTVADFNNYRIKIIFASIIYDEANPNQYYFSDGFLLIKEKENSK
- a CDS encoding BlaI/MecI/CopY family transcriptional regulator yields the protein MNINSLTTAEEKLMTVLWKLDSFYMKNVMEDHPEPKPHQNTVSTYLKILVEKGFLSTSREGRIFKYKVVIPYEDYRRFLLRNFLTQFCNNSPEELLNLLQKEKILQPQSVKPIEKADVKPKKEKKKQRFKIAEEILKTGKKKKKKKK
- a CDS encoding phosphatase PAP2 family protein, yielding MVSFTKQFHPMTPPNANTPPLILISRLISNFFNPLTSLFLYYVYYSYLHYGWQQALLEFMPILFILILPVSIWIYWNYKKGNYSNMDVSNREQRKSLYMMIALALLVYLAVNYLLDGQVDLTVLFLFVLLILMQISNFYIKSSMHTALNFYTAALFYTFDPLVGLVWCGIAVLVGVTRVILKRHTPNEVLMGAVLAIAVSFAYLYTDNLLSN